The following DNA comes from Streptomyces sp. NBC_00690.
TTTGGCGGAAGAGGGAGTGGTCCTGGCGTGTCCTGCGCGGTCGTCTTCGGACCGGCCTTCGTCGGGCTCAGCGCCGGGCCGTGAGCTGGGCGTGCAGGGTGCGGGCTGAGGCGTCCGTGAGCGATGCCAGCTGATCCACAATCACCCGACCGCGCGCCCGGTCGTCCTTCGCCGCGTGGAAGAGCGCGCGGAACTGGGGGTCGAGGGTGTCGGGCGCCCGGGCGGTGAGAGCCTCCGCGAGCTCGGCGAGCACGATGCGCTGGTCCGCTCGGAGTGCCTCCTGTTCGGCGCGCTGCATCACATAGCAGTCGGCCACGGCCTTCAGTACCGCGCACTCCATCCGCGCCTCTCGCGGAACAACGAGTTCCGCCGCATATCGGGTGAGTCTGCCCGTGCCGTACGCCTGCCGGGTGGCGCCCTCGGCCGCGAGGCAGAACCGGCCGATGAGCTGGCTGGTGGCGTCCTTGAGACGGGCCTGCGCGACGGCCGAGCCATCGTAGTGGTGCGGCCACCACTCCTGGCCGATCAGCCGGTCCAGGGCGTCGGACAGCTCCTGGGGCTCAGTGTCGGCGGGGACGTAGCGGCCGATCGCGATTCGCCACAGCTCGGCGCGCTCGGGCTCGGCGAGCAGCAGATTGGGGTCGATGTGACCGGCGTGCAGTCCGTCCTCGATGTCGTGGACGGAGTAGGCGACGTCGTCGGACCAGTCCATGACCTGGGCCTCGAAGCAGATGCGGTGCTCGGGTGCGCCCTCGCGGATCCAGGCGAAGACGGGCACGTCGTCCTCGTACACGCCGAACTTCACCGAGTCCGGGTTGGTGGGGTGGCCACCGCGGGGCCACGGGTACTTGGTGGCGGCGTCGAGCGTGGCCCGGGTGAGGTTGAGGCCCACGCTGACCAGGTCGCCATCGTCGTCGTGCACGAACCTCTTGGGTTCGATGCGGGTGAGGAGGCGCAGGGACTGGGCATTGCCCTCGAAGCCGCCGTACTCCTTGGCGAAGTCGTTGAGTGCGGCCTCTCCGTTGTGTCCGAAGGGCGGGTGGCCCATGTCGTGCGCGAGACAGGCGGCCTCCACCAGGTCGGGGTCGCAGCCGAGGGCGGCACCGAGCTCGCGGCCGACCTGTGCGCACTCCAGTGAGTGGGTGAGCCGGGTGCGCGGGCTGGCGTCCCAGGCTTGGTTGCGGGTGCCCGGAGTGACGACCTGGGTCTTTCCGGCCAGCCGGCGCAGTGCGGAGGAGTGCAGTACGCGCGCCCGGTCCCGTTGGAACGCCGTGCGGCCCGGGCGTTTGTCCGGCTCCGGGGCCCAGCGTGCGGTGGCGGCTTCGTTGTAGTCGGGGGAGCCGGGGAAGCTGGCGGTGTTGTCGGTGTTCCCGGGGTTCCCAGTGTTCTCGGTATTCCCGGTGTTGCCGGTGTTGCCCGTGTTGCCGGGGCTTGCAGCGCTATTGGGGTTGCTGTGCCGACCGCTGCCGGTGTCCCTCGGTGTGGCGTCGCTGGAGGGGCCCGGAGTGCCGGGCCCGGATGGGGTGGTGCTGGTGGTGCCTGCCATGCACCGAAGGTAACCGGAGTCGAGGGCAGGTGGGGACGGCGGAGGTGCGGAGAAATGGCCCGCACGGTCGGACGTGCCCGGCAAAGGGGCTGGAGAGCAGCGAGGAACAGCGTTCGCACGGAGTTATCCACAGGCCCGCCCGCTGGGAAGCGCGGTGTCAGACCCCTCACCTAGTGTCAGCGACATCGAAACCGGTACGTCGGGGAGGCGGTCTTGCCATGGGCTGGATCGAGACAGCGAGCGGCGGCTATGCCGTGACGCTTGACGGTAGTGAAGTGCGTTGTCGCAATGCGGCGGGCCGCGAGTTGAAACAGGTTCCGTCCAAGCTGCGCGACGACGCCGAGGTGGTGCGGCTTCGGCAGTTGGCCGAGTGGTTGGAGCGCCATGAGCGCGAGTGCGTCGAGCAGGTGGACACCTGGCTGGTGCGTTCGCTGCCGATACCGGTGGCGGTGCTCGCCCAGGTGTGGCCGGACCCCGCCTGGCAGTCGGCGCTGCGGGACCTGGTGGTCGCACCGGTCGGCGCGGACGGCGGCGCCGACATGGAGCGCGCCGGTCTGTTGCGGGGCGCCGACCCCGAGCGGGGCATCGGCATGGTCGACCTGGACGGCGATTCGGTGTGGCTGGCCTGCGAAAGCGTGCTGATTCCCCATCCGGTGCTGCTGGACGACCTCGACGACCTCAGGGAGTTCGCGGTCGAACTGGGGGTGGAGCAGAAGGTCCAGCAATTGTTCCGCGAGGTGTGGCGACGCCCCGAGGAGGCGAGCGGCCACTCTTGGCCGAAGTACGCCGACGCCAAGTTCAAACAGCTGCGCCATGCGATCTCGCGCGCACTGTCGTTGGGGTACCGCGTTCGGGGCGGTCAGGCGCTGTGTCCGCTGGTGGAAGGCGGCCGGGTGCTGGAGGCGCGGTACTGGTTGGGGGCCGACTATCCGGACGCCGAGGCGGTCACCGGGGCCCTGGAGTGGCGGGACAAGGACGGCCGCAGGCTCGGGCTCTGCGAGGTGGGGCCGGTGGCCTGGTCCGAGGGCGAGCGGATGGCTGCCCTGGTGTACGCGGGCAAGGTCGTGGCCGATGAGAACGCGGCGGACGCACTGCGATGAACAAGGTGGGGGAGCAAGTGAGCGAAGGGCATGGTGGGGGTTCGGTGAGCGGGCACGAGGCACAGGGCGCAGAAGGCTTCGGCGCTGGGGAGGCGCTGTTGGAGGCGGGGGCGGTGCTCCCCCTCGATGCAGCAGTGGGGGGCGGAACGCCTGGAGCGGGCGCCGAGGGTGGCGTGACACTGACCGCCCGGGCGTACGAGCACCCGACGCTCGACGGTCGCACGGTGGTGCGTCTGGTCCCGGAGGCCCTCGGCTCCGCCGAGGACCTGGCGCTGGAGTATCTGGGGTTCGCCGGTGCCAACTCGGCTCCGGTGGGTCGGGTGAAGCCGCAGTCGCTGGGCTTCCCCGCCTGGGCCCTGGTGAACGACCCGGCCAACGGGCACCACGCCCTGGCAGTGGTGCAGGAGATGGAGCGGCTGACTCGACTGGTGGGCACCAAGCCCGGCCTGGCCAAAGAGGGTTTCGATGAGATCGGGGAGCGGCTGGACCGCTCGGTTCCGCAGTTCCTGCCCACCTTCTACGAGCAGGTGGGCAGGTTGTTCCTGGCCGCGGAGGCCGAGCAGCAGGCGTCCGTCTTCTTCGGCAAGGCCCGGGCCGCCGAACAACGTCATGCACTGCCCATCGACGAAGATCGACTGCGGGAGGTGTTCCTTGAGTTCGCCGGGGCGGGAGCACTCAGCGGCAAGGCCCTTCGGGAGTACGTCAGGGGGCTGAGCGAGCGGCTGCCGCACCCGCAGGCGTACGCGGAGTTCCGGCTGATCTCCTCCCAGCGGTGCTCGTCCGGACTCGCCCCCTACGCGGGCATGTTGGAGGACCTGCGGCGGCTCGCGAAGAGCGCCGGCCTGGACGTGGGCGAGGAAGAGCGCTCGCTCCTGCGCGAGATCCTCCACATGGGGGCGATGGACCGCGCCGCGGAGAGTTTCTGGAAGTCCGCCCTGCCTGCGCTCGCCGTCATCGCCGAGCAGGACGCGGTGACACGGGAGAGGCTGCTGACGATCTTCCCGAAGACCGGCGGCGACCAGCCCACGGAGTTCGACGGTGCCTGGCTTTCGCTGCTGGACCGGTGCGGGGCGTTCGATCTGCTCCTGACCGGCGCCGTGCCCGTTGCACCATGGTTGTCCAAGTGGCTGCGGCACCGGGATCGCGGCTGGCGGAACGCGCAGCGGCTGCCCGCCGAACTGGCGCTGGTGGAGCGCCTGGCGGATCAGCTGATCGCCGATGACACCCCGGTGCAGGTGCTGCGCGACGGATGGCGGACATCGGCCGATCTGGATGTGCTCGATCTCTGTCTCGCGCGGGGCATCCCGGTCACCCCGCCGGACGAGGACATGGGCGGCCTTGAGCTGGAGGGTTGGCTCACCGACTCGGCGGAAGGCCGCCGCGATCTGATGGCGCTCGTCGCCGACGCCCGGTTCGCGGGGATACTGCGCACCGGGTTGGAGCGGCTCATCGGCACCGGTGACTCGACGGCGCGCTTGCAACTCGTCACCGAACACGAGGCGTTGCGGTCGATCATCGCGGATTGGCTCACCGAGCGGGCCGACGACCTGTCCCAGCCCCTGGGTCTGCCGGGGCTGGACCAGTTGGTGAAGCGGCTTTCGGGGTTCTCGTCCTGGTCCGCCCTGTCCGCGGCGCCGGACGCGGTCAGCCGGATCACGGCCTTC
Coding sequences within:
- a CDS encoding deoxyguanosinetriphosphate triphosphohydrolase, which produces MAGTTSTTPSGPGTPGPSSDATPRDTGSGRHSNPNSAASPGNTGNTGNTGNTENTGNPGNTDNTASFPGSPDYNEAATARWAPEPDKRPGRTAFQRDRARVLHSSALRRLAGKTQVVTPGTRNQAWDASPRTRLTHSLECAQVGRELGAALGCDPDLVEAACLAHDMGHPPFGHNGEAALNDFAKEYGGFEGNAQSLRLLTRIEPKRFVHDDDGDLVSVGLNLTRATLDAATKYPWPRGGHPTNPDSVKFGVYEDDVPVFAWIREGAPEHRICFEAQVMDWSDDVAYSVHDIEDGLHAGHIDPNLLLAEPERAELWRIAIGRYVPADTEPQELSDALDRLIGQEWWPHHYDGSAVAQARLKDATSQLIGRFCLAAEGATRQAYGTGRLTRYAAELVVPREARMECAVLKAVADCYVMQRAEQEALRADQRIVLAELAEALTARAPDTLDPQFRALFHAAKDDRARGRVIVDQLASLTDASARTLHAQLTARR
- a CDS encoding DUF4132 domain-containing protein — encoded protein: MGWIETASGGYAVTLDGSEVRCRNAAGRELKQVPSKLRDDAEVVRLRQLAEWLERHERECVEQVDTWLVRSLPIPVAVLAQVWPDPAWQSALRDLVVAPVGADGGADMERAGLLRGADPERGIGMVDLDGDSVWLACESVLIPHPVLLDDLDDLREFAVELGVEQKVQQLFREVWRRPEEASGHSWPKYADAKFKQLRHAISRALSLGYRVRGGQALCPLVEGGRVLEARYWLGADYPDAEAVTGALEWRDKDGRRLGLCEVGPVAWSEGERMAALVYAGKVVADENAADALR